AGAGGATGGCGATGAGAGTGATCGGTGTAGACGAGCAGGTAGAGAGTGGTGAGGAGAGTAGTGGCTCCCCTGTTGGCAGAGCCGCGCCGCACAAGAGTGTGAGGCGTAGACGCTGAGGGCTCGGCAACCTACCCTCCGCTCATCAATCGCCCCATCGGGGTGTATCCTCACAGCCCAGTGAGGGCATTCCTCCCCACAGCCCCCGATAACGGTGCGCATCTAGAAGTTATACACTCGTTGTTCTCGATTATCGCCCAGTTACCGGGGGCTGTGGGGAGGCTCTGCCTGGATGAGGGCTCCCCTCGAGCCCCGTGATTGGTGCGAATCCCTCCGAGCCCCCTATACCCTCCGGGAGCCTCTAGAGTATGGCTAGGGGCTGATGGTGACCGGCTACTGGGGTGTAGCAGAGCTACCGCTTCACGATGGTCACGTGCCGCGCTGGATGGCCGAGCGGATGAAGAGGTTGTTGAGAGCCATTGTAGCCTTTATAGTGGAGGATAGGGGGCCGGGTTGGCTTGTCGAGAGGCTTGCTGATCCTCTCTGGTTCCAGGCGCTTAACAACGTGATAGGGATGGACTGGGATAGTTCGGGCTCTACGACGGTGCTAACGGGGCTGTTGAGACAGGTGACGGAGACTGGAGAGTTTGGCTTGATGGTTGCTGGTGGTAAGGGTAGGAGGGCTCTAGAGACTCCAAGCGACCTCGAGGTTATCGGGGAGAAGCTTGGGCTTAGTAGCTCCAGGGTCGAGTATCTGAAGAGGGTTTCCAGGTTAGCCGCTGCCGCGGACTCTAGCCTGTTGCAGGATGGTTTCCAGCTCTACCACCACACCGTTATCGTTGCGGAAGATGGCTCATGGACTATAGTTCAGCAGGGTATGAGCCTTGAGGAGCGTGTAGCTAGACGTTACCACGTATCGCACCGGGTTGTGCACGAGGGCGTTGAGACTCTGGAGCCTCACACGGGTGTGGTCTCGAGGCTCCGGAGGAGCGCAGTGCTAGACCTAACGTCGCGCGCCAGCCTTGAGGCGCGTCGGGTTATCGTGGATGTTGCTAGGGAGAAGCCGGAGAGGGTGCTGCGCCTCCTCCGAGAGGCTATAGCGGTGGCTAGGGGTGTCGTGCCCCTCACGAGCTTCTCTGGCGGCAAGCGTCCGTCCCAAACAGTCATCCGCTATTATCGTCCGTTGAAACCCCCGGATCCTAGACGCATCGAGCCCGTGCTACGCCGGGTTTACGAGCTACAACCGGATACCATTGAGGCGCTCGTGTCTATACGTGGCGTTGGCCCGGCCACTATACGCGCGTTAGCGCTCATCGCCGAGCTCGTCTATGGTTCCGAAGCTAGCCACGAGGATCCAGCCGTAACCGACCCGCTTCGCTACGCTTTCGCCGTGGGCGGTAAGGATGGGTACCCCTACCCCTTTGACGCCAAGACAGCCGAAGAGGCTGCAGCGGTTCTCGAGGAGGCTGTTGCTAAGGCGCGTATAGGTGACCGTGAGAAGCTCGAGGCGATAAGGAAGCTAAGGAGGCTGCTACGGCCCCCGGTCTAGACCCCCACCCTTCTCTTCACCCGTCGAGCGCCGTCCATTTCGTCAACCCGGGGGCTTCCCACCAGGTTTAACACTAGGCTGGGGGTTTGTGCATCCATACTGGCTGGTGGATACTGTATGTGTAGGATGCTAGCCTTCTGGGCGAGGAGAGAGAATAGTGAGCTGCTAGAGCCTCTACTCAAGGCATTTGTAGACGCTTGTGGTAACGATGAGTTTCTCGCGAGGGTGTCTGGGGGAGAGGTTAGATGCCATTGCGACGGGTGGGGGTATGCAGCGGTCTTCGCGAGTGATGGGGGCACACAAGTTGTTCACGAGAAGTTCTACGCGCCTAGCCGCGAGGAGCACTTAGGTAGCCTGGCACAGGCCACGAGGAGAATCATTAGCTTAGCCCGTGATAGTAGAGAGGTTGCCCTCGTACTGCATTGCAGGAAGGCTGGTAGAACCGAACCCGTAGGTATATCCCATGCCCACCCCTACCGCGAGGAGATCACATACTATGATATCTTCTTCGCGCATAATGGCAGCTTCCGCAAGGATGACATAGCCTTGATACTCGGGCTACCCTCGCAGCTGTACACCGACTCGGCACTGGGAGCTAAACTGTACGCCAGGCTCCTAGAGTCTGGCGGAGAGGCCCTTGACGCGCTCCGTAGGCTCGCTTTCTATACACGCACAGCATTCAACACCGTAGCCCTCCTCGTGGAGAGGACCAGCGGCCAGACCACGATAACATACTCGGCGCTCACCTGCGCCGACGACCCCGCCAGGCTAGACTACTACGAGGCGTACATCTCCGCCAACCGCGACTACTTCATCTACGCATCGTCCACCGTCGCACAGCACCCAGAGGCTCAGGTTGTAGAGTGGAGTAGGGTTAGGGGCAGAGCCGGGCGCATAGGCTTCTATGAGAGAGGGCTCCATATCACTCAGGTAGTGCGCTGCCCGCCCATCTAAGCCTGGGTTATCCACTTTTATCGCGCTATGTTTTGTGAAACGCCCGTAAGGGCGGGGGTTCTCCCTAATTGCCACTAGTTGTACGCAATCTCCACAAGAGGTATGGACGCGTTACTGCAGTGCAGGGTGTTAGCTTCGAGCTGCGCGAGGGTAGTGTGCTTGGCCTCGTGGGGCCGAATGGAGCAGGAAAAACAACGACGATCAAGAGTATACTTGGGTTTGTGAGGCCCCAGGCTGGCGAGATTCTCGTCGATGGTCTTCCAGCGTGGAGTAGGGAGGCTAGGAGAAAGCTTGGTTATGTCCCGGAGTTGCCCGAGGCACCCCTGTGGCTTACCCCGCGCAGGCTCCTTGAGCTGCTAGCGGAGATGGAGGGGTTGCCGCGCACAGAGGCTAGGAGGGAGGCTGAGAGGGCGCTGGAGGAGCTGGGGCTCGTCGACCACGCGGATAAGAGGCTTGGGGCGTTGAGCAAGGGTCTGAGAAAGAGGGTTCTCATAGCACAGTCGCTCCTCAACATCGAGGCTAAGAGGTACATATTGATGGACGAGCCTATGTCGGGCTTGGATCCCGAGTGGGTATCGCGGCTTAGGGGCCTCATCCGGAGGCTTAGAGAGCAGGGCGTTGGCATCCTGGTCAGCAGCCATCTTCTTCGTGAGCTTGAGGGACTTGCCGACGAGGTTGTGATCATCTCGAGAGGTAGGGTCGTCTATAAGGGCGGATTAGAGGAGCTCGCGGCAAGGATGAAGGTAGGTGGTGTTGTTGAGGCTCGTGTTAGCGACGCTAGGCGTGTTGCCGAGGTTCTACGCTCCTCTGGTCTCGTTGAGAGGGTTGAGGTTGAGGGTGATGTTGTGAGAGCATGGGTTGCGCGTGACGCCGACACTAGTAGCGTCGTGAAGCTAATCTACGATGCGGGCGTCAACGTCTTATCTGTTGAGGCAAAGCGCGTTAGCCTCGAGGATGCTTATAGAAGGCTGGTTTCGGAGGCCCGATAGCCATGAGGGGGTTAACGCTACGCGGGTTGAAGAGCGTCGCAAAGTACGAGATAGCTAGGGAGTTGAGGAAGAGGAGCATCTATGTGCTTGTAGTGCTAGCCTTCTTGCCGATACCAGTGACGCTACTAGTGAAGAGCATGATTGGCCAAGAGATGCTAGAGACGGTCAAGAAGATTGCTCCGATACTCGGACTCGACCTTAGCCGCTTCTGGGCTGTCATGATGGGGTTTGAGAATCCACCTCCACAGCTTGCCCAGATCATGGCATTGCTGCACGTCGCTAGCCTGGCGGGCATGGCTTGGCTCATCGCGATACTATACGGGGGCGACCTCTTTGCATCCGATATCAGAGACAAGGCTATACATCTTCTACTCGTGAGGCCCATTACGCGCCTAGAGTACGTCGTAGCCAAGTTTGCTGTTGTGACGGGGCTACTCCTACTATTGTTCGAGGTGGCGGGGCTCGTGCTCTACACGTGCGCCTGGATACTGTTCGGAGAGCAAACGGGTCTCCATGAGGTCATAGGGTTCTCGGCGCTACTAGCCATTAGCATACTCCCTCTGCTACTCACATCCGCCGCCATAGGCGCCGCAACACGCAACCCGCTACTCGGCATGCTGCTAGGCTTCGCAGTCTACTTCGCCTCGGGTATCATAGCAACAATCGCGGCATTAGCAATGGTGCCCGACGCACTCGCGACACCAGAGGGTCTCGCAAAGCTACAGGAGGTTGCATACTCCATTAACGCCGCTAACCCTTACGGCGCAGGCTCGATACTGGGCCAGGCACTGTACGCTATGATGCACCACGAGGGTAAGATACCTCTTGCGCTACCCGGCTTAACAGTAGAGATTGCTGCTGAGCCGCTAGCCGCCACAGCCTCGGTGACACTCATCATCTCGACTATCGCGTTCATAGTGTTAAACTGGGCTCTCGTAACACTAAGAGACCTCTAGGAGAAAGCATAACATAATATTGCATTTTTAAACTCGATATCTCAGCCTCTCACGCCCTGTAAAGGCCCTACACGCTGTCCACGGGCATCAGCATGGTAAACTCGAGAAGCGCGAGACTTCAACGTAGCCTCCTGTACCTCCTGGCTTTCTCTAACCACTTCTTCTCCTCCGTCGGAGTCGCATAGTGCAGGTGGAGTGGGTGACGTGGAGGTAGCCCCGCCTCCTTCGCTACCACCTCCTGCATCTCCATCCTCTCGCGTCCTCGTGGCGGTCTCTCGGTGACAACCAACACATCTACATCATGCGCCTGGTGGAGCTCCCCTCTAGCGACGCTACCGACCAGGTATACTCGCGCGTCGGGGTGGCGTGCTACTATCCTCTCGACGACGCGCGGCAGCCACCTATCAACCTCCATGACGAGTTTCTCGCGCTGCATCAGCTCCTCGTCTATGTACTCTTTCAGCTTCTCGCCTGTCCTCACCAGACCCTCCATTATCGCGGTGTATAGGAAGACTACTACCGCGCCCACAATATACTCTGGGTGCGGCAAGCTGTTCGCGACGAGGATTATCGCTGAGGCTGTGCATACAGCTACGCCCAGGAGGGCTAGTACAGGGTTGGCGCGTGTGTATCTCCTGAGCCTATAGTTCGCCAGGTTGACAGCAGCGTATATGGTAAGGAATCCTAGGCTCCCTGCGATGCCGATAGCCTCCAGGGGGAGTGCAGCGACAGCAACAGCTGATGCTAGGCTTATGATAACCAGGCCCTCTGTCGCGCGCCCCCATACCCTCCTCCCGACTATTCTCGGTAGCTGGCCTAGCTTCGCGACAACGTAGCTGATGCGGGCTGTCCCGTATAGTGTCGCGTTTATAGCGCTGCTCGTCGAGACGAGTGCTGCTAGGCCTATCAATACGAAGCCTATCTCGCCGAGAACGGGCTTGGCGGCAACCGCTAGAGCGTAGTCGCGGTACAGCTGGACTTCTTCTGGCGTTAGGTTCTCGGCTGCAGCGGCCGCCGTCAACATGTAGACCATCATCACGAAGATTACGGAGGCGTAGAGGGCTCTTGGTATCGTCCGCTCAGGCTCATAGACGTCCTTGGATGCATTGGCTATGAGCTCGAAGCCCTCGTAAGCCAGGAAGATGACAAGCCCTCCTACGAGCACGTTCAGAAGCGGAGGCCAGTTGACCGGCGAGAGTCTCTCGGGATTTCCCATTATGAGGCCTATGCCGGAGAATAAGAGCAAGACACCAACCTTGAAGAGTACGAGTACATCCTCGACCTTGCCCACCACGTAGGCGCCAAGGGCGTTTAGGAGGGTGAAGAAGGCTATGATTATCCATGCGAACCCTGTGCGTGTCCACCAGTTCTCACCGCCAAGAAAGAGGCCAGACGCGTAGCTCCCGAAGGCATAGGCGTAGAGAGCA
The Pyrolobus fumarii 1A DNA segment above includes these coding regions:
- a CDS encoding ABC transporter permease, with the translated sequence MRGLTLRGLKSVAKYEIARELRKRSIYVLVVLAFLPIPVTLLVKSMIGQEMLETVKKIAPILGLDLSRFWAVMMGFENPPPQLAQIMALLHVASLAGMAWLIAILYGGDLFASDIRDKAIHLLLVRPITRLEYVVAKFAVVTGLLLLLFEVAGLVLYTCAWILFGEQTGLHEVIGFSALLAISILPLLLTSAAIGAATRNPLLGMLLGFAVYFASGIIATIAALAMVPDALATPEGLAKLQEVAYSINAANPYGAGSILGQALYAMMHHEGKIPLALPGLTVEIAAEPLAATASVTLIISTIAFIVLNWALVTLRDL
- a CDS encoding amino acid permease; its protein translation is MRALSEKKIGFIEAFSIGVGGMIGGGIFAVLGLTLELARGAAPLAFLFAGLVALITAYSYAKLSVRYPSEGGTVEFIVRAFGRSFISGWLNILLLASYVIMLALYAYAFGSYASGLFLGGENWWTRTGFAWIIIAFFTLLNALGAYVVGKVEDVLVLFKVGVLLLFSGIGLIMGNPERLSPVNWPPLLNVLVGGLVIFLAYEGFELIANASKDVYEPERTIPRALYASVIFVMMVYMLTAAAAAENLTPEEVQLYRDYALAVAAKPVLGEIGFVLIGLAALVSTSSAINATLYGTARISYVVAKLGQLPRIVGRRVWGRATEGLVIISLASAVAVAALPLEAIGIAGSLGFLTIYAAVNLANYRLRRYTRANPVLALLGVAVCTASAIILVANSLPHPEYIVGAVVVFLYTAIMEGLVRTGEKLKEYIDEELMQREKLVMEVDRWLPRVVERIVARHPDARVYLVGSVARGELHQAHDVDVLVVTERPPRGRERMEMQEVVAKEAGLPPRHPLHLHYATPTEEKKWLEKARRYRRLR
- a CDS encoding class II glutamine amidotransferase, whose amino-acid sequence is MCRMLAFWARRENSELLEPLLKAFVDACGNDEFLARVSGGEVRCHCDGWGYAAVFASDGGTQVVHEKFYAPSREEHLGSLAQATRRIISLARDSREVALVLHCRKAGRTEPVGISHAHPYREEITYYDIFFAHNGSFRKDDIALILGLPSQLYTDSALGAKLYARLLESGGEALDALRRLAFYTRTAFNTVALLVERTSGQTTITYSALTCADDPARLDYYEAYISANRDYFIYASSTVAQHPEAQVVEWSRVRGRAGRIGFYERGLHITQVVRCPPI
- a CDS encoding DUF763 domain-containing protein, translated to MVTGYWGVAELPLHDGHVPRWMAERMKRLLRAIVAFIVEDRGPGWLVERLADPLWFQALNNVIGMDWDSSGSTTVLTGLLRQVTETGEFGLMVAGGKGRRALETPSDLEVIGEKLGLSSSRVEYLKRVSRLAAAADSSLLQDGFQLYHHTVIVAEDGSWTIVQQGMSLEERVARRYHVSHRVVHEGVETLEPHTGVVSRLRRSAVLDLTSRASLEARRVIVDVAREKPERVLRLLREAIAVARGVVPLTSFSGGKRPSQTVIRYYRPLKPPDPRRIEPVLRRVYELQPDTIEALVSIRGVGPATIRALALIAELVYGSEASHEDPAVTDPLRYAFAVGGKDGYPYPFDAKTAEEAAAVLEEAVAKARIGDREKLEAIRKLRRLLRPPV
- a CDS encoding ABC transporter ATP-binding protein translates to MPLVVRNLHKRYGRVTAVQGVSFELREGSVLGLVGPNGAGKTTTIKSILGFVRPQAGEILVDGLPAWSREARRKLGYVPELPEAPLWLTPRRLLELLAEMEGLPRTEARREAERALEELGLVDHADKRLGALSKGLRKRVLIAQSLLNIEAKRYILMDEPMSGLDPEWVSRLRGLIRRLREQGVGILVSSHLLRELEGLADEVVIISRGRVVYKGGLEELAARMKVGGVVEARVSDARRVAEVLRSSGLVERVEVEGDVVRAWVARDADTSSVVKLIYDAGVNVLSVEAKRVSLEDAYRRLVSEAR